A window of the Candida orthopsilosis Co 90-125, chromosome 1 draft sequence genome harbors these coding sequences:
- a CDS encoding ubiquitin C-terminal hydrolase, producing MADSKSVIPLESNPSIFTELSYKLGLSPILQFHDVYSLTDPELLSFLPQPIFGIILLFPLTPNYEAYRKEKDAEAGTYENENPNIHWFKQTIGNGCGLYALLHLLANISTDLTLSHSQINDLVTKIQGRNLSVEEISLIVEELEKSIKLDEQFGSKGQTEAPPLGEAVDLHFISFIKGKDNHLYELDGRRKGPIDLGEVGATGKDSIIKEQKLIEKIQFYIDNADEKNKHNFALMALGPTLD from the coding sequence ATGGCAGATTCGAAACTGGTGATTCCATTGGAATCAAATCCTTCTATTTTTACAGAGCTTTCTTACAAGTTGGGCCTCTCGCCAATATTACAATTCCATGATGTCTACTCCTTAACAGACCCTGAGCTCTTGTCATTTTTACCCCAGCCAATATTTGGAATTATACTATTGTTTCCCTTGACTCCAAACTATGAAGCCTATAGGAAGGAGAAAGATGCGGAAGCTGGTACATACGAAAACGAGAACCCGAACATACATTGGTTCAAGCAAACGATTGGAAATGGTTGCGGATTGTACGCATTATTACACTTGTTGGCGAATATTCTGACCGATTTGACATTAAGCCATCTGCAAATAAACGATTTGGTTACCAAGATTCAGGGCAGAAACCTATCTGTGGAAGAAATCAGCttaattgttgaagagttggaaaAGAGCATTAAACTTGATGAGCAGTTTGGCTCCAAAGGACAAACGGAGGCACCTCCATTAGGTGAAGCGGTTGATCTTCATTTTATTAGCTTCATTAAAGGTAAGGATAATCACTTGTATGAATTGGACGGAAGGAGAAAAGGACCAATTGACTTGGGTGAAGTTGGTGCTACTGGCAAGGACAGCATTATCAAGGaacaaaagttgattgagAAGATTCAATTCTACATCGACAATGCGGATGAGAAAAACAAGCATAACTTTGCCTTAATGGCACTAGGTCCAACGTTAGATTAG